In Deltaproteobacteria bacterium, the genomic stretch AAAGTAGTTGGCCCTGCTAATGAAGAAATCTTCACCGATGAACATGGTCGTATAAAAGTACAATTTCACTGGGATCGCCAAGGTCAGAATAATGAAAATTCTTCTTGCTGGATACGAGTAGCACAAGCATGGGCTGGTGCTGGCTGGGGTTTTGTTTTCTTGCCACGTATTGGCATGGAAGTTATTGTACAATTTCTTGAAGGTAATCCTGACCGTCCTCTAGTAATGGGTTGCGTTTATAATGGGGACCATCCTCCTCCATATAAACTCCCCGATAAAAAAACTATTAGCGTCATTAAAACATCAAGTTCATTAGGTAATAAAGGTTATAATGAGTTTCGTTTTGAAGATGCTGCTGGCAGTGAAGAAGTGTATTTACAAGCACAAAAAGATTTAAATGAGTTAGTTAAAAACAATCATTCAACTACAGTTAATGCCAATCAAACTCTAACTGTTAATAATAACCGCAATAAAACCATTAAGAAAAATGAAACCAACACTGTCGAAGGTGAGCGCACTACCACCATCACTAAAAAAGAAACACGTACCTTTAAAGATGACCGTGAAACCACGGTTAAAGGTAATGATAAATTAACCATCGAGAAAAAAAGCGAGGTAAAAGTAACCGACAAATTGACCGAAACGTTTGATGGCGGTCGCGGTACTACTATTAAAAAGGGAGATACCTTAACTGTTAATGAATCAAACAAAACCACCACCGTCCACGGCGAATATAACATTACTGCAGATACTCAATTTAAAGTCACTCAAGGTGGAGATTCACTTTTAATAAAAGATTCTGCAACTCTTACATCTGCTGGCGACATAAAGCTTAGCAACAATGGTTGCAGTATAACTGCTGGGAATGATGGCAAATTAAGTATCACCGCAAACAGTGAAGTTTCTATCACCTGCGGCTCAGCAAGTATAACTCTTAAAAGTGATGGCACTATTGATATTACCGGTCAAACCGTAACAACGGGCAGCGCCAATAATAACATCAAATTTGAGCCAGCCGGCACAACAGTAAGTGGTGTTAAAATCACTTCTGCTGCGGTTGGCATTCATGAAATTCAAGGTGCTCTTGTTAAGATCGGTTAAACTTCTATGCGTAAACTCGTTGAAGAAATGCGATTGCGCTGTGAATCTTTTGTAGCACAACGCCAAGATCTCGCTTTGATAGTTAAAGCTGGTCTTAGTGAATATGTGCCTTTAATGAGCACTCTCGATGGTTTAGAAAAATCAGATGCTTCAAATATGTTTTGGCTTTTTGCTGACCCATTTATTACCAGCGCCGAATATGTAGACACTTTGGCTAATTCTTTTAATTTGCGTTGCAAAGCATTAATTGAAGCATTAAAAGAAGAACAATCGCCTATACCACCTATCCCTGAAATTATTGCTAATTCACAAGCTGATTTGATAACCCGTTTAAAACAACTAATGATTTATGCACGCGATTTACTGCCTAATCCTGATAACTCTGATGTCATTTTTGGTTTTCTTCCAAGTGAAATAAATAATTCTGCAGATTACGCCAGTTTAATGCTTAAATTATTGCAACACGAGCTGCCGATACCTTGGTGTCATCATATGCGTATTTTTATACGCGAGGATAGCGATACAGCTATTTTATATAAACGTACTCAAACTATTCCATACGCTCAAGGATATGCACCGGATTTTAGTCCACCGGCTATTGAAAAATCTCTAATCGATGAAGCACATGATGACAAATTAAGTTTGCCACTGCGCATGCAATCATTTTTTATTTTAG encodes the following:
- a CDS encoding tetratricopeptide repeat protein produces the protein MRKLVEEMRLRCESFVAQRQDLALIVKAGLSEYVPLMSTLDGLEKSDASNMFWLFADPFITSAEYVDTLANSFNLRCKALIEALKEEQSPIPPIPEIIANSQADLITRLKQLMIYARDLLPNPDNSDVIFGFLPSEINNSADYASLMLKLLQHELPIPWCHHMRIFIREDSDTAILYKRTQTIPYAQGYAPDFSPPAIEKSLIDEAHDDKLSLPLRMQSFFILAGLDLAQRRYSDAIEKYGLLSRYYLAEGNKPLAALSLNGLGEVAERGNQLEAAQDYFERALTPAIESESLPALINITLNLANLHRREQRWQQARDHYDAVAKLAQGCANPMLKIRCLEQIGFCCYKLDDKKAAFENWDAGYELAKGVEAESELLNCLERLRNLYAELGMKDEKAEAEREIKELRRRGVEASPQ